A region of Kribbella sp. NBC_01245 DNA encodes the following proteins:
- a CDS encoding LacI family DNA-binding transcriptional regulator — protein sequence MTTVRTVGIKDVARHAGVSPATVSNVLNHPHKVASTTRARIEHAIHELGFVRDGSAASLRSGRGRSVGVVVIDITNPFFAELARGVADALTPHGYAMILCNSADDPGRENAHLSVLAEQRVRGTLLSPITGSTPRIDLHGEPVVLVDHPAATADRCSVAVDDVTGGRLAVTHLIEAGAERIVIVNGAQTKRQCADRSRGAHLAVEGTAVTLEEMDVGRLNVDTGEQAGEALLRAGDLPAAIFCTTDLGALGVLRALLRAGVRVPDDIRLIGYDDIGLAAASPVPLTSIHQPAYQLGKVATELLLEETDEPGTHAHQQILFQPTLVIRESTG from the coding sequence ATGACAACTGTGCGGACGGTCGGAATCAAGGACGTCGCCCGGCATGCCGGCGTCTCACCGGCGACGGTCTCCAATGTCCTCAACCATCCGCACAAGGTCGCCTCCACCACCCGCGCCAGGATCGAACACGCCATCCACGAACTCGGCTTCGTCCGTGACGGCTCCGCGGCGAGCCTCCGTTCCGGACGCGGCCGCTCGGTCGGCGTCGTCGTCATCGACATCACCAACCCCTTCTTCGCCGAACTCGCCCGCGGTGTCGCGGACGCACTCACCCCGCACGGCTACGCCATGATCCTCTGCAACTCCGCCGACGACCCCGGCCGCGAGAACGCACACCTGAGTGTGCTCGCGGAACAACGCGTCCGCGGCACCCTGCTGAGCCCGATCACCGGGTCGACGCCGCGAATCGACCTGCACGGCGAACCCGTCGTACTCGTCGATCATCCAGCGGCCACCGCGGACCGATGCTCGGTCGCCGTCGACGACGTCACCGGCGGCCGGCTCGCCGTCACCCATCTCATCGAGGCGGGCGCCGAGCGGATCGTCATCGTGAACGGCGCCCAGACGAAACGGCAATGCGCCGACCGCAGCCGCGGCGCCCACCTCGCGGTCGAAGGCACAGCCGTGACCCTGGAGGAGATGGACGTCGGCCGCCTCAACGTCGACACCGGCGAACAGGCCGGCGAGGCGCTGCTGCGAGCCGGCGACCTGCCCGCCGCGATCTTCTGCACCACCGACCTCGGAGCACTCGGCGTGCTCCGCGCACTACTCCGCGCCGGCGTCCGCGTACCCGACGACATCCGCCTGATCGGGTACGACGACATCGGCCTCGCTGCCGCCTCACCCGTCCCGTTGACCTCGATCCACCAGCCCGCCTACCAGCTCGGCAAGGTCGCCACCGAACTGCTGCTCGAGGAGACCGACGAACCCGGCACCCACGCCCACCAGCAGATCCTGTTCCAGCCGACGCTCGTGATACGCGAATCAACCGGCTGA
- a CDS encoding NPCBM/NEW2 domain-containing protein gives MFRKFVAFAASVLCAVPLLAGVPAASAEEVPTVYLAGDSTVASYAPSQYPLTGWGQVLPEFFDAGVRVDNRAIGGRSAKSYVLEGHLDRLLADIKAGDYLFVQFGHNDRQNTDNLCSVNKTYCNRHTDPYTSFKEYLTKYIVGARERGATPVLVTPMGRRSYDDKGQFQNDFYDYAQAMKQLSAEYDVPLIDLNTRSIAFYTRIGVPATEEIFLYCDPDECDNYQTGREDNVHFQEYGARWLARFVAEGIVSAGLPLARNVRFDGADGWNLAEEAVVTASSSLEADGWYRWNITDGRLDADPHGLGWSSNDQVLNVVDHPEWVQVDLGAVSPLTRIMVAPRNDQGNVGVHFPVDYTVQVSEDGAAWTTVASVKGAPVPAGPQELTFPATRGRYVKVAGTRLRQSPADLTYRMQLGEVKVYSDVVSVRLTGPAELLDGATGTYVADLRIPPTVGEVSNVRLDLRVPDGWSSRKVRERLPYYAGWDVTAPTSGRGADAVALAVTATFRQAGTARTATDEVLVGKPAPEPQPQPGDQWVSDLPFVEEVNGWGPVERDMSNGDTGAGDGRPLSIGGAGFEKGLGVHADSAVTVALDQCKQFSAVVGVDDEVGDGGSVSFSVEADGEPVWVHPIATGRDAGQAVTLDVTGVGKLRLVVDDLANKGNDHADWGAAKLTGCAS, from the coding sequence ATGTTCCGAAAGTTCGTGGCGTTCGCCGCCTCGGTTCTCTGTGCCGTTCCGTTACTCGCCGGTGTTCCGGCAGCGTCCGCGGAGGAGGTGCCGACCGTCTATCTGGCCGGCGACTCCACTGTGGCGTCGTACGCGCCGTCCCAGTATCCGCTGACCGGATGGGGGCAGGTGCTGCCGGAGTTCTTCGACGCCGGCGTGCGGGTCGACAACCGCGCGATCGGCGGACGCAGCGCCAAGTCCTATGTGCTGGAAGGCCATCTCGACCGGCTGCTCGCGGACATCAAGGCAGGTGACTACCTGTTCGTTCAGTTCGGGCACAACGACCGGCAGAACACGGACAACCTGTGCAGCGTGAACAAGACGTACTGCAATCGGCACACCGACCCCTACACGAGCTTCAAGGAGTACCTGACGAAGTACATCGTCGGCGCCCGTGAGCGCGGCGCGACCCCGGTGCTGGTGACGCCGATGGGCCGGCGCAGCTATGACGACAAGGGTCAGTTCCAGAACGACTTCTACGACTACGCGCAGGCGATGAAGCAACTGTCGGCCGAGTACGACGTCCCGTTGATCGACCTGAACACCAGGAGCATCGCCTTCTACACCCGCATCGGCGTACCGGCCACGGAGGAGATCTTCCTGTACTGCGACCCCGATGAGTGCGACAACTACCAGACCGGTCGCGAGGACAACGTGCACTTCCAGGAGTACGGCGCCCGGTGGCTCGCCCGGTTCGTTGCTGAGGGCATCGTTTCCGCCGGCCTGCCGCTGGCGCGGAACGTCCGGTTCGACGGCGCGGATGGATGGAACCTGGCCGAGGAGGCGGTCGTGACCGCGAGCAGCTCGTTGGAGGCGGACGGCTGGTACCGGTGGAACATCACCGACGGCCGGCTGGACGCGGATCCGCACGGCCTGGGCTGGAGCAGCAACGACCAGGTGCTGAACGTCGTCGATCACCCGGAGTGGGTCCAGGTCGACCTCGGCGCGGTGTCGCCGCTGACCCGGATAATGGTTGCCCCACGCAACGACCAGGGCAACGTCGGTGTGCACTTCCCGGTCGACTACACGGTGCAGGTGTCGGAGGACGGGGCTGCCTGGACCACCGTCGCATCGGTCAAGGGGGCGCCGGTGCCGGCGGGGCCGCAGGAGCTGACGTTCCCGGCCACGCGGGGCCGGTACGTGAAGGTGGCCGGCACGCGGCTACGCCAGAGTCCGGCAGACCTGACGTACCGGATGCAGCTGGGCGAGGTGAAGGTGTACTCCGACGTGGTCTCGGTCCGGCTGACCGGTCCCGCCGAACTGCTGGACGGTGCCACCGGCACTTATGTGGCGGACCTGCGTATCCCGCCGACGGTCGGCGAGGTCAGCAATGTTCGGCTCGACCTGCGGGTACCGGACGGGTGGTCCAGCCGGAAGGTTCGTGAGCGGCTGCCGTACTACGCGGGTTGGGACGTGACCGCGCCGACGAGCGGGCGCGGTGCGGATGCGGTTGCGTTGGCCGTGACTGCCACGTTCCGCCAGGCCGGCACGGCGCGGACGGCAACCGACGAGGTGCTGGTCGGGAAGCCGGCGCCCGAGCCGCAGCCGCAGCCGGGAGACCAGTGGGTCAGCGACCTGCCGTTCGTCGAGGAGGTCAACGGCTGGGGCCCGGTCGAGCGGGACATGTCCAACGGCGACACCGGAGCCGGGGACGGCCGCCCGCTGAGCATCGGTGGTGCCGGGTTCGAGAAGGGGCTCGGTGTTCACGCGGATTCGGCGGTGACGGTCGCCCTCGACCAGTGCAAGCAGTTCAGCGCGGTGGTCGGTGTGGATGACGAGGTCGGCGACGGCGGTTCGGTGTCGTTCTCGGTCGAGGCCGACGGTGAGCCGGTCTGGGTTCACCCGATCGCGACCGGCCGGGACGCCGGGCAGGCCGTCACCCTCGATGTCACCGGGGTCGGCAAGCTGCGGCTCGTCGTCGACGATCTGGCGAACAAGGGCAACGACCATGCGGACTGGGGCGCCGCGAAACTCACCGGCTGTGCTTCGTGA